From the genome of Pelmatolapia mariae isolate MD_Pm_ZW linkage group LG12, Pm_UMD_F_2, whole genome shotgun sequence, one region includes:
- the LOC134638253 gene encoding arrestin domain-containing protein 3-like, which yields MDFNAGLTNSLTGNTVIPPGCHVYPFTFQIPAQELPSSFRGSHGKIVYRLEANLSRSMRKDSKAKSEFTLIHKENLDGELMSPQQNMTDKKMNLFTSGSVAMDVSIPKTAFLQGEDIKVVASVQNKSSRDIKLKYCLYRKYSYFANKKRKVETKDILKEEGEAIPHSAGQTVTKIITVPSTETASVLNCNIIKVEYRLRVHLDVKYASDPEIKFPIVILPALEGSDKQQSSDYSASGSEASPNSDFPAGTSFLQNPAAPGVDGLPPSYETYDMYPSPNSSDRKS from the exons GCAATACTGTTATTCCCCCTGGCTGCCATGTCTACCCATTCACCTTTCAGATCCCAGCACA AGAGCTGCCCTCCTCCTTCAGGGGCTCACATGGAAAGATTGTGTACAGATTGGAGGCAAATCTGAGCCGCTCAATGAGAAAAGACAGCAAAGCAAAGTCAGAGTTCACTCTCATCCACAAAGAAAACCTTGATGGAGAGCTTATG AGTCCACAGCAAAATATGACTGATAAGAAGATGAACCTCTTCACATCAGGATCAGTGGCCATGGATGTAAGCATTCCAAAAACAGCCTTCCTTCAAG gAGAAGACATAAAGGTTGTGGCTTCAGTTCAGAACAAATCCTCTCGTGACATTAAGCTCAAGTACTGTCTCTACAGAAAGTACAGCTACTTTGCAAATAAGAAAAGGAAAGTTGAAACAAAAGACATCCTGAAAGAGGAGGGTGAAGCCATCCCACACTCTGCAGGTCAGACAGTCACCAAGATCATCACCGTCCCTTCCACCGAGACTGCCTCAGTCCTAAACTGCAACATCATCAAAGTAGAGTACAGACTCCGG GTCCATCTGGATGTGAAGTATGCTTCAGACCCAGAGATCAAGTTCCCCATAGTCATCCTGCCCGCTTTAGAGGGGTCTGATAAGCAGCAGTCCTCTGACTATTCAGCCAGTGGATCTGAAGCATCTCCAAACTCTGACTTTCCAGCAGGGACAAGCTTTCTACAAAATCCAGCTGCCCCTGGAGTTGATGGCTTACCACCTTCCTATGAGACATATGACATGTACCCCTCCCCGAACAGTTCAGACAGAAAGTCCTAG
- the LOC134638252 gene encoding arrestin domain-containing protein 3-like, which translates to MSSSVKNFTVGYNPLNKSSTFSSGDYLTGQVTFELTNECEVQSLFVKLKGKAQVSWTENHGKTIVTYQSKEKYFSIKQFVIQESMGKNVLSPGCHVYPFTFQIPAQDLPSSFKSSCGKILYTVEANLNRSMRMDSKAKAEFTLIQKRNTDPALMTPQQNMIDKKMKLFSSGSVAMDVSIAKTGFCQGEGIRVMASIQNKSSRDIKPKYCLYRKYSYFANKKRKVETKDILKEEGEAIPQSAGQTVTRIITVPSTVTTSVLNCNIVKVEYRLRVYLDVKYASDPEVKFHIVILPALEGSDNQQSSDFLTSEFDQFPNPYMSGGMSFLQNPAAPEPSAPPPSYEAYGMYPSLTGLDRKP; encoded by the exons ATGTCGAGTAGTGTTAAGAActttacagtgggatacaatcCCCTAAACAAAAGCAGCACTTTCAGTAGTGGTGATTATCTCACGGGACAAGTTACATTTGAATTAACTAATGAGTGCGAAGTACAGTCACTCTTTGTAAAGCTGAAGGGAAAAGCTCAAGTGTCATGGACTGAAAATCATGGGAAAACAATCGTGACTTACCAAAGCAAAGAGAAGTACTTCAGCATCAAGCAGTTTGTCATTCAGGAATCTATGG GCAAAAATGTTCTTTCCCCTGGCTGCCATGTCTACCCATTCACCTTTCAGATTCCAGCACA AGACCTGCCGTCCTCCTTCAAGAGCTCATGTGGAAAGATTTTGTACACAGTCGAGGCAAATCTGAACCGGTCGATGAGAATGGACAGCAAAGCAAAGGCAGAGTTTACCCTCATCCAAAAGAGAAACACCGATCCAGCGTTGATG ACCCCACAGCAAAATATGattgataagaaaatgaagCTCTTCTCATCGGGATCTGTGGCCATGGATGTAAGCATTGCAAAAACAGGCTTCTGCCAAG GAGAAGGCATAAGGGTCATGGCTTCAATTCAGAACAAATCCTCTCGTGACATTAAGCCCAAGTACTGTCTGTACAGGAAATACAGCTACTTTGCAAATAAGAAAAGGAAAGTTGAAACAAAAGACATCCTGAAGGAGGAGGGTGAAGCCATTCCACAGTCTGCAGGTCAGACTGTCACCAGGATCATCACTGTACCTTCCACCGTGACCACCTCAGTCCTAAACTGCAACATCGTCAAAGTAGAGTACAGACTCCGG GTCTATCTGGATGTGAAGTATGCTTCAGACCCAGAAGTCAAGTTCCACATAGTCATCCTGCCTGCTTTAGAGGGGTCTGATAATCAGCAGTCATCTGACTTTTTGACCAGTGAATTTGACCAATTTCCAAATCCTTACATGTCAGGGGGGATGAGCTTTCTACAAAATCCAGCTGCCCCTGAACCTTCTGCTCCACCACCTTCCTATGAGGCATATGGGATGTACCCCTCTTTGACAGGTTTAGATAGAAAGCCCTAG